From a single Thermothielavioides terrestris NRRL 8126 chromosome 1, complete sequence genomic region:
- a CDS encoding glycosyltransferase family 1 protein (CAZy_ID 270172): protein MVNDVNGVNGSGGGGPGRGSMIVLAAPPRETKRRRSDVFDDLDPAHQSTAQPMLAGRRCFVTVGATASFRALLDEVSTPEFLRCLADHGFTVLEAQCGPDLAAFQDRVASLTELGRHGVEIRCFDYTGDLVSHIEACRGEANVRRAGCVISHGGTGTVGEVLSVGAALIVVANPTLMDNHQLELAETLEEENRAVQGHLGNLTAAIERIAERIRQGTLDALPPYSPPPFPVPAADRVTLFDWIVLTCYPDELEAQERLGNLAVAPAVAAANNNNNINDLDNISFLRLD from the exons ATGGTCAACGACGTCAACGGCGTCAacgggagcggcggcggcggtccggGCCGCGGCTCGATGATCGTCCTCGCTGCCCCACCTCGTGAGACCAAACGCCGGCGATCTGACGTTTTTGATGATCTTGACCCAGCTCACCAAAGTACAGCGCAGCCGATGTTggcgggccgccgctgcttcGTCACGGTCGGAGCAACGGCCAGTTTCCGGGCCTTGCTCGACGAGGTCAGCACCCCCGAGTTCCTGCGCTGCCTCGCAGACCACGGCTTCACGGTCCTGGAAGCCCAGTGCGGCCCAGATCTGGCCGCCTTCCAGGACCGTGTCGCCAGCCTGACTGAGCTGGGGAGGCACGGCGTCGAAATCCGCTGCTTCGATTACACGGGCGACCTAGTGTCGCATATCGAGGCCtgccgcggcgaggcgaaTGTGAGGCGCGCCGGCTGTGTCATTTCTCACGGCG GCACTGGAACTGTGGGCGAGGTCCTGAGTGTCGGCGCCGCACTGATTGTCGTCGCGAACCCGACACTGATGGACAATCACCAACTTGAGCTGGCCGAGACCCTCGAAGAGGAGAACCGGGCCGTCCAAGGACACCTTGG CAACCTtaccgccgccatcgagcgCATCGCCGAGCGAATCCGCCAAGGCACGTTGGACGCCCTCCCGCCGTACTCTCCACCGCCGTTTCCCGTTCCCGCCGCCGATCGCGTTACGCTCTTCGATTGGATCGTACTGACCTGCTACCCAGACGAGCTGGAGGCGCAGGAGCGACTGGGCAATCTGGCCGTGGCTCCTGCCGTGGCCGCtgccaacaacaacaacaacatcaacgaCCTCGATAACATCAGTTTCCTCCGACTGGATTAG